AATCCCTACCTGCACCCTGTAATATCATTCAGCCTAAAAAAAACCAAGATATTGTGATGATAGTCCCCTAATTGAATTGTGCATTTATTTTTCCAAAGCTATAAAATATACCTCATCTAACAGCCTCTCAAGCCTATCATTAATAATTTTGATACAcaattaaatttgaataatttccCTCAAAAGTTGATAAATCCAATTGTCCAAGTCAAATTATTCTATCCATCTATCAATATTCAGCAAACTTATTCACTTATATCCAACAATAAGTCAGATCTCCAAAATTATGAAGATGTTTGTGGTACAAATGCAAACGTGGTTCAAAATTAAACATGTTAcctgtaatatttttttcttaaagaatATTGCactaaatgtaaaataaaagataatgagaataatactgattcattattatttgcttGTTGGTGAGAGATCCAAACTACAGATGTAAGCAGATTAAAGTCAAGAAAAGGTTTTTACAACAATCATAAATTTTGCAATTGACAATAATCAAATActtcaaaaaaatcaaataaattcagCATTATGAGAAATTCCTTTCTTGTCATTAAAAGAGAGAATATTCAccacaaaaaagagagaaaaaaagtaatagttTTAAAAGCTTTAcaactatacatgtatttcttgagGCTAGAAAATTGAACTCAGTCTATTCAGGGATGGAATCTAAAAGTCCCAAGTCACAGAAATGGTAGTCACTGGATCATGGTTTACTCTCATAGATTTTGAACATGAGTTGCATCAAGACCAAGGCCAAGTCTATGGCTAGTCACGTAGTTACTACTTCACAGTTACTCCAACACcctttaatattttacaaaattcaCATCAAGATCAAGGCCTGGGCCAGGTTTCATAAACAGTtacaactatggtaactttgccattatggcaactaccatgattGTGATTGGCCGCTGAGcgttgttaccatggtagttgtcaaAATGGCAAAGTTAGGATAGTTTTAAGTCTTTTTATGAAACAAGCCCCCTGGCTGGACTTGACTCTTTCCATACAGCATGTGACCTGTGACCCCAAACCAACAATAACTCACAAGGGAAGGTTCTCTGTAGATAGTACCTCACACAAATTTAAGTTATTTTGGGGCTATTTTATGTCAAGCATTACACATATTCTTTAATCAGTCCGGCATGGTTATTCATATTCTTCCCAATACccatctttatttattttatcttgcctggggttacaaactttttaaaataatgtttgttaaatgtgtgtttttttttaataatgtgtAATTTTATATACTGGAATGTGCAATATTCTCTCAACGTTTTTTCCATGAGGGCTCCCATGCCTCTGGGCAATAgtactgaattttacttttgcaagCCCTGGCCCATGGAAAAAAcgttttcttactcttttcttcttctctttcatttttactttatccatattcaatttcaaattgtatgcatgtaattacattgtacattttttatggccaaataaataataacagcTAAAATAGCAATTTGGCCTTTAAAAATTACAAACTAGAAAATTACATTACCTGAAAgagtaattcttcttcttcatattgTCAAAATCTGTGTTGTAAgttaaataaaagaataataaaagaatTTCTTTGACACCATGTTTGCAAACTAGAGGAAGTCCCATTGAGATTGCACAGCTTGCATATCTCATACTTGAGTGAACCTCAATTCTTGTTTTCTCGTGGTCTTTTTTTTTGGAGCTGTTACTGAATTTCTTGTGAGGActattattgataatttttttacaagttACATATTACTTCAAAGCTTAGGATGTGCTTTTCAAAGCACAATGAAAcacatttaaattcattttgggTCATTTATTGTCGGTTCGGGGGTGGTTGGTCACATAAAgagtcatacatgtaatttggtcACAGGAAGTATCCCCCAGAAAGTGTTTGCATTGGGGGAATGCAAGAAGACTGCTACTTCAGTACACTAAAGAGAACAAGAGCTGATAGTCCAAGGGTTAAGACGATGGAACCCACTGAAAGTGGTGCGTTCGCAAACACAGTCGGGTCGTAGTTGAAACATCGCTCTCTACCAGGTACCACGTGGAAGCTGTTTGCCTCACAGAAAGCCTTTCCATCCCGATACTGGTCTCCGATGAGTTCGCTTTTGTAATACGCCGTTTTGCACTCCTCGAAGGTAGCTTCACAAAATTCAGAGCAAATGTATAACCTCCTATGAAaaccaaaaataaatacaaagtcGTTGATCTGATTTCAAAATGTTAgctttattaatattattaaccTGAagatgatatgtacatgtatgtcatccCGATAAACATGTCAACATAGTGAACTCGCCTGTGTCTATTTTATAAAAAGCAATTCTTTGTTATGTGTTCTGAACTTAAAATTCTTTGGTAATATATTAAAAGAATAAGACATAGCAATTCAAATTAGCATGAAGTAtcaaaaatgtcattattgaagGGCATATGTTAAAGCAatgcaaaatttaaaatttaccTGCAACTGTCCTTTCATAACCTTTATCTAATAAACAATGCAAAAAGggttttattcaaatcttttaCTGATGCAAGCCTTTGTTTTATTGCACTGTAATGTGCTTTGATCTTTTATGTTCTTGTATAACTGATTTATTTGTACCCCAAAATCTTGTTTGCTGTTAAATTCTGTAGTCTTCTGAATTCTGTTGaaaatattctcttttttcCATACTAATATCTGAGGATTGTGCATAATAATAACAGAATTTTCAATGACCATGGTCAACACCAAtcaataattttacaaaatccAACCAAAATCAGCAATGAACTTCCTCCtgtctttctttcattcttcttcccccccccccccctttcctccTTCCCTCCTCATTCTCTTCATCCTCTTTGTTCtaatctttttttccttttctccttatACAATTACCAGAAGTGATACTTACGTGTCATCATACCAGTTGATTTGCTCAGGACTACAGAAATAGCACATCATGTAGTTAAGATGATAACGGCACGAATTGGTAGCCTGGTCAACCTAATAAATAATGACAAAAGTTCAAACATcacacattatacatgtataatggtaATAGTTCCCTGGGTGACTGCATCCTTccttaataataatagctggatttataaagcgctttttgccagaggatacaaagcgctgctattattaccccggctttagctcgagctaccatcatcgcggctcagtgcatgcaagcaattaggcccccatctcactaggatggcgatcatggcgaccatggcgatctgtctaaatcccgcaaagcgtagcagaatcgtcctcgaattctatttttagcccgcgaggcgattgcactgcaacttcactgcgacggacctgcgctgaaggcgatggtaataCGCTGATAGCACGACGCTGCCACTCTCTTGCTACGATTTGAGGCAGACATGATGCGCTGCTCCTGCGATCAAAGCGACCTTACAACGAGGCTcatacgctaattaggacctcggtacggtggtgctacgaatggagcgattgtgttacgttcatgatgggctcttgaaacgatttcGAGCAATCGGCATATTAATCGcggcacatgagacatttttcagtcgATTGCCAACCTCCGGCCAAGATATGGATGCatgtccagaatttggttggacttatacatCTTAGCATTATACAACAACATCAGTTAGAAGTGGAATACAAGGACCTGATACGAGGACAGAAGGaggccaaaaagatactgggtccgatcctggctctcacttaagtcataatatacaatatctAGTAAATTTCATTCCGAAAGgatgtcgatgagcctaatatagttaatatgagggttcataaaagagcataaaaatctttgatatcctgtttattttttccacaaaagtttgtcactcaaaattgttaggtaaattcctttcaaatgttCTTACAAGAAGTAGTCCactgatgtgagagcactcatacaggaaggggggggggcacaatgcaagaatccccataaagtgtgctttcctaatcaatacatcagtgatcgaatcattaacacaattttaatattgtctgtcactgtagttaaaattcattctatttttaaaacatagtcaattcatatatttttgcgGAGGTAACCTATTTCGTCATCAAGGCTCAGCAGTAAGATTTTCATCCTCCTCCTGTAACCCctcttccttctcttcctcttcctcctccaccACCACCCTATTAAACTTCTTGTTCTTCTCTTGGACCGCCGGCATAACAGCTTGGGCAGCTTCccctttttggtcctttttctgggaggtatatttgaaaacgtcgtggtgtcgcctcgtaatctgttgaaaatATGATAATCCGCCACCATCGGCACGGTGTTTTATAGCAGCGCGGACGGTCGCTGCTCAGTCATCAGcggcgcagcaaaagcgcaacgcgaatgcctgcagcgggctgagaacgtgtgccacatgccacccaaagggaaagcgtcgcggtggaaacggtgtgaagcgtgttgagcgcaaggcagtcgccttgtaaacggaagcagcgtagcagaatcgtcATTGGGAACGGGCCTGAAAACACGGGCGATCGGTGCCGTTTTTAATGCGCTTCTACTACGCTTTATGCGTTGGAGCTCCGTTACAGctacgaatatgtcgtttgtaatacgctcttgactcgactgtgatgcgctttagcacctccgcgatctcgctacgtaagttttgaacatgttcaaaattttgtggcgaccaggaagatggtggcgatccttgccgcttcagaaaagatcaaggtacgacggagaagattgaaaagatcaagccacgttcaagctacgatataccacgctttgtcgatttttgacgatcgcagcggaatcgccatctagtgagatgggggtattactcctgccgggtacccattcacctcaccttggtcaagtgcagcacagtgtggataaatttcttgctgaaggaaaatacaccATGGCTAGGTTTCGACCACACGACCCcgtttcaaaggcgagagtcagaaccactagaccatgacgcacCCACTCTTAATAGTAAATGGCAGGGAAAGACATTTACAGATCGtgataaatacacaatttgaaaaatatgttaataCTTGTACATATTCTTACAAAAGTTCAGCTTCAATATTTGTCTATTCCTATTGAAGGAATGTCCCAATAAATCAGTCTTTTTATGGTGGTTTATTGAAAATAGAAGCATAGGAAAAACCTTTGGCAGATGATTGACTTAATAGCTTAGACCATGATTAAACGACAGACGAATACATCTGGTTTACCTCCAGGTTCAATCAGTTAAAAATAAAGCTCATCTGCCATTGCTGGCTTCCATTTCATTACGACtagttataataacaaatgcacaatgcCAGTAACAAGTTTACATTCAATAACTCAAactgaattacatgtattttagtaGCTTTTACCCGCTTACAGCTAATTTGTTACTTCAACAAGTTTTATCAAACAGAACCCTCGACTTACCTTGAACATACTGCCCAGCACAGCAGCTACTTCTGTTCTTTTGCAACAGGCATTCTTGTTGTACCAAGAGCAGTTTGGCAACCCTGATTCCGGTTTAGAGTACCTGGCATCAACTggtaaaataatatgaataaaagacaaatGCTAAGTTTATCAAATGTTTATACAGTAAATCGGAACCGACTGAAATGTAAAGATCttctaaaataaataaagatatgagAAGCATATTAGCAACAGACaattaagatttttaaaaataagtttttaaaattaaGATAAAGATTTTTTAGTATTTTAAATTGCAGAAGCAATCACCTtcccaatttcattttttcatgaaaaataacaaatcttTATTGTTAATTTCTTAATATGACCCCCTACTCAGGCGGAGTTCTATACGTATattaaaagtgaaaataaaattggataTGACTTTCTAACACTATAGACATTTATCATCTAAACACCAGATAAAATTGAGTATTGATTGaggtataaatatataaatagactCTAGATCTAGTTGATACTAACAGTTATGCACtgaacttttggggaaaatttcCCCGAGGGTTCGTATAGGCTCCACTACACTTCACTACCGCCACACTCCGCTCCACCTATCTGAACCCTCG
This window of the Lytechinus variegatus isolate NC3 chromosome 14, Lvar_3.0, whole genome shotgun sequence genome carries:
- the LOC121427631 gene encoding uncharacterized protein LOC121427631; its protein translation is MDCLHRIMSSLILLFLVFFLYSLASDGSVCTYYIDARYSKPESGLPNCSWYNKNACCKRTEVAAVLGSMFKVDQATNSCRYHLNYMMCYFCSPEQINWYDDTRLYICSEFCEATFEECKTAYYKSELIGDQYRDGKAFCEANSFHVVPGRERCFNYDPTVFANAPLSVGSIVLTLGLSALVLFSVLK